One Rickettsia prowazekii str. Breinl genomic region harbors:
- the rplR gene encoding 50S ribosomal protein L18, translated as MRSAKLKFEKRKSRIRYKISKTSNRMRLSIFKSCRHIYAQIIDDSKSITIAAASTLDKKIKKIKKSHCNIENAIKVGKEIAKKADSAGIKEVVFDRGGYKYHGIIKALADAAREKIKF; from the coding sequence ATGCGTAGTGCTAAGCTAAAATTTGAAAAAAGGAAAAGTAGGATAAGATATAAAATATCTAAAACATCTAATAGAATGAGATTATCGATATTTAAATCGTGTCGACATATATATGCACAAATTATTGATGATTCTAAGTCTATAACAATTGCTGCTGCTTCAACTTTAGATAAAAAAATAAAAAAAATAAAAAAATCTCATTGTAATATTGAAAATGCTATCAAAGTTGGTAAAGAAATAGCAAAAAAAGCTGATTCTGCAGGTATAAAAGAAGTAGTATTTGATAGAGGTGGATATAAGTATCACGGTATTATAAAAGCTTTAGCTGATGCAGCTAGAGAGAAAATAAAATTTTAG
- the rpmC gene encoding 50S ribosomal protein L29 — protein MNDLKLLRSKLSTETIEELYKNLNLLKKELFNLRFQQALGELKNTSRFSLVKKSIARIKTELTKRSNSEEY, from the coding sequence ATGAATGATTTAAAATTATTAAGAAGTAAGTTGTCTACTGAAACAATAGAAGAGCTTTATAAAAACCTTAATCTTTTAAAAAAAGAGTTATTTAATTTAAGATTTCAACAAGCTTTAGGAGAGTTAAAAAATACTAGTAGGTTTTCGTTAGTCAAGAAGTCTATAGCACGTATTAAAACTGAATTAACAAAAAGATCTAATAGTGAGGAATATTAA
- the rpmD gene encoding 50S ribosomal protein L30 — protein sequence MNNKINNIKITQIKSAIGCKYDQRFTLIGLGLNKINKSVILKNTNSIRGMVEKVKHLLKIENM from the coding sequence ATGAATAATAAAATCAATAATATAAAAATTACTCAAATTAAAAGTGCTATAGGATGTAAGTATGATCAAAGATTTACATTAATTGGGCTTGGTTTAAATAAAATTAATAAGAGCGTTATTCTTAAAAATACTAATTCAATCAGAGGGATGGTTGAAAAAGTAAAACATTTATTAAAAATAGAAAATATGTAA
- the rpsN gene encoding 30S ribosomal protein S14: protein MAKVSSIQKNKSRQKKSQSLHNKRSELKSKIYDKSLSLEQRFPLIIALAQLPRNSSSTRIRNRCELTGRPRGVIRKFGISRNKLRELIGRGLVPGVVKASW from the coding sequence ATGGCAAAAGTAAGTTCTATACAAAAGAACAAAAGTAGGCAGAAAAAATCACAAAGTTTACATAATAAACGGTCAGAACTAAAAAGTAAAATTTATGATAAAAGTCTTTCATTAGAACAGCGTTTTCCTTTGATAATTGCACTGGCACAATTACCTAGAAATTCATCATCTACTAGAATAAGAAATAGATGTGAGCTTACAGGTAGACCAAGGGGTGTTATAAGAAAATTTGGTATATCAAGGAATAAGCTTAGGGAATTAATTGGTAGAGGTTTAGTTCCTGGTGTAGTTAAGGCAAGTTGGTAA
- the rplX gene encoding 50S ribosomal protein L24: MIKLKVKKGDEVVIITGKYKGKKGKVLKVFPEENTVVVSGVNLVKKHTKPNKMSEGGIITQESPIHISNIAHIDPKTGNPTKVAFKFLEDGSKVRVAKKSGEIIGKVGNNVKV, translated from the coding sequence ATGATTAAATTAAAAGTAAAAAAAGGTGATGAAGTTGTTATTATTACTGGAAAGTATAAAGGCAAAAAAGGTAAGGTATTAAAAGTTTTTCCGGAAGAAAATACAGTAGTTGTTTCTGGAGTAAATTTAGTAAAAAAGCATACTAAACCTAATAAAATGAGTGAAGGCGGGATAATAACTCAGGAATCACCTATACATATCTCAAATATTGCACACATCGATCCAAAAACTGGTAATCCTACTAAAGTAGCTTTTAAATTCTTAGAAGATGGTTCTAAGGTTAGAGTTGCAAAAAAATCAGGGGAAATTATTGGGAAGGTAGGTAATAATGTTAAGGTTTAA
- the rpsH gene encoding 30S ribosomal protein S8, giving the protein MSMTDNVADMLTRIRNAYKSKLINVSFPSSKIKTSILDVLQKEGYIKDYVTTQKNNISYTEVALKYSVNGEASICEIHRVSKPGKRVYSAIKDLKGYYNNMGIYILSTPYGVMSDREAHIKNVGGEVICKVF; this is encoded by the coding sequence ATGTCAATGACTGATAATGTAGCAGATATGTTAACTAGAATTAGAAATGCTTATAAAAGTAAATTAATAAATGTTTCTTTTCCAAGTTCTAAAATTAAAACTTCAATTTTAGATGTATTGCAAAAAGAAGGTTATATAAAAGATTATGTAACTACTCAAAAAAATAATATCAGTTATACTGAAGTAGCTTTAAAATACTCTGTAAACGGTGAGGCTTCTATATGCGAAATTCATAGAGTATCAAAGCCTGGAAAAAGGGTATATTCTGCTATTAAAGATTTGAAAGGATATTATAATAATATGGGCATATATATTCTTTCTACTCCTTACGGTGTTATGTCTGATAGAGAAGCTCATATTAAAAATGTTGGTGGTGAAGTAATTTGTAAAGTATTTTAA
- the rpsQ gene encoding 30S ribosomal protein S17 has product MPKRVLQGVVISSKTDKTVTVKVERKFKHPIYKKFVKVSKKYAAHDIENKYKEGDKVSIVESRPISKTKTWVVLNLE; this is encoded by the coding sequence ATGCCGAAAAGAGTGTTACAAGGCGTGGTTATAAGTTCAAAAACTGATAAGACAGTTACAGTAAAAGTAGAAAGAAAGTTTAAGCATCCTATTTATAAAAAATTCGTGAAAGTATCTAAAAAATATGCTGCTCATGATATAGAAAATAAATATAAAGAAGGAGATAAAGTTAGTATAGTTGAAAGTCGTCCTATCTCAAAAACAAAAACATGGGTAGTGCTAAATTTGGAATAA
- the secY gene encoding preprotein translocase subunit SecY, whose product MGQNFSKKSSNDLVNRIIFTLFMLIICRFGSFIPIPGIDSIALNSVAEKNQFGILGMFNMLSGGSLGRMSIFALAIMPYITASIIIQLMSVAYKPLENLKKEGETGKRKINQLSRYLTVLLASFQAYGVALSLESMVTNTGPVVILAGFFFRVTTVITLVVGTILLMWLGEQITQRGIGNGTSLIIFIGIISGVPSAIISMFELSRKGALSPLIAITVCIGVVLLIAIIIFFEKAQRKLLVQYPKRQVGNKIYGGEATHMPLKLNTSGVIPPIFASSILLFPTTLASFSNSNSDTMSMLTYYLGHGKPVYILLYVVLIMFFSFFYTAIVFNSEETANNLRKYGAYIPGKRPGKNTSDYFDYILTRLTVIGGIYLSVICVIPELLMNKYVISLSLGGTSFLIVVNVVLDTMTQIQTYLFSSKYEGLMKKIKLKN is encoded by the coding sequence ATGGGGCAAAATTTTTCTAAAAAATCCAGTAATGATTTAGTTAATCGCATTATTTTTACTCTTTTCATGCTAATCATATGTAGATTTGGGTCTTTTATACCTATACCAGGTATAGATTCAATTGCTTTAAATAGTGTAGCTGAAAAGAATCAATTTGGCATACTCGGGATGTTCAATATGCTATCTGGCGGGTCGTTAGGTAGAATGTCTATTTTTGCTTTAGCAATTATGCCATATATTACCGCATCAATTATTATCCAATTAATGTCGGTTGCATATAAACCTTTAGAAAATTTAAAAAAAGAAGGAGAAACTGGTAAACGAAAAATAAATCAGTTATCAAGGTATTTAACAGTTCTGCTTGCTTCTTTCCAAGCTTATGGTGTTGCTCTAAGTTTAGAATCAATGGTTACAAATACCGGTCCTGTAGTAATTTTAGCGGGGTTTTTCTTTAGAGTGACAACTGTGATTACTTTGGTTGTAGGCACAATTCTATTGATGTGGTTAGGAGAACAAATTACGCAACGTGGAATAGGCAATGGTACGTCTTTAATTATATTTATAGGTATAATTTCTGGAGTACCTAGTGCTATTATTAGTATGTTTGAATTATCAAGAAAAGGCGCATTGTCGCCTTTAATAGCAATAACTGTTTGTATCGGAGTAGTTTTATTAATCGCTATAATTATTTTTTTTGAAAAAGCACAAAGAAAATTATTGGTTCAGTATCCCAAAAGACAAGTAGGCAATAAAATTTATGGGGGAGAAGCGACTCATATGCCTCTTAAATTAAATACTTCTGGTGTAATACCACCAATATTTGCTAGTTCAATTTTACTATTTCCTACTACGCTTGCTAGTTTTTCTAATAGTAATTCAGATACTATGAGTATGCTTACTTATTACTTAGGTCATGGAAAACCAGTATATATTTTATTATATGTAGTATTAATTATGTTTTTTAGTTTTTTTTATACTGCAATTGTATTTAATTCTGAAGAAACTGCTAATAATTTAAGAAAATACGGTGCTTATATTCCTGGTAAAAGACCAGGAAAAAATACATCTGATTATTTTGATTATATACTTACAAGACTTACAGTGATAGGTGGGATATATTTAAGTGTAATATGTGTAATTCCGGAGCTATTAATGAATAAATATGTAATTTCTCTTTCTTTAGGAGGTACAAGTTTTTTAATTGTAGTGAATGTGGTACTTGATACTATGACTCAAATTCAAACTTACTTATTTAGTAGTAAGTATGAAGGTTTAATGAAAAAAATAAAATTAAAAAATTAA
- the rplF gene encoding 50S ribosomal protein L6: MSRVGKLPITIPEGVKVGLNDLEVKISGPKGELSKTFKGNIAIIMEENKLVVKPLAVNKNARAMWGTARSIICNMITGVKEGFKLKLEINGVGYRAMVKGKYLNLMLAKSHNTKIEIPSNIKIDLPKQNIILLEGIDKEKLGQFASIIIKQRPPEPYKGKGIKFENKFIQRKEGKKN; the protein is encoded by the coding sequence ATGTCACGTGTTGGAAAATTGCCGATTACTATACCTGAAGGTGTAAAAGTTGGTTTAAATGATTTAGAAGTAAAAATATCCGGTCCTAAAGGTGAATTATCGAAAACTTTTAAAGGTAATATAGCTATTATAATGGAAGAAAATAAGCTTGTAGTAAAACCTTTAGCTGTAAATAAAAATGCACGTGCTATGTGGGGTACTGCAAGGAGTATAATATGTAATATGATCACTGGAGTTAAAGAAGGTTTTAAATTAAAGCTTGAAATTAACGGTGTCGGTTATAGGGCAATGGTAAAAGGTAAATATTTAAATTTAATGCTTGCTAAAAGCCATAATACAAAAATTGAAATACCATCAAATATTAAAATAGATCTGCCTAAGCAGAATATTATTCTTCTTGAAGGGATAGATAAAGAAAAATTAGGACAATTCGCTTCAATTATTATAAAACAGAGACCACCTGAGCCTTATAAAGGAAAAGGCATTAAATTTGAAAATAAATTTATACAGCGTAAAGAAGGTAAGAAAAATTAA
- the rplN gene encoding 50S ribosomal protein L14, whose protein sequence is MIQMQSILEVADNSGAKKVMCIKVLGGSHHMMAKLGDVIVVSIKEAIPGGKVKKGDVYKGVIVRTKTGVVRSDGSTIKFDKNALVLLNKQDEPIGTRVFGPVTRELRAKKYVRIMSLAEEVL, encoded by the coding sequence ATGATTCAAATGCAGAGCATTTTGGAAGTGGCAGATAATTCTGGTGCTAAAAAAGTTATGTGTATTAAAGTTTTAGGTGGCTCTCATCATATGATGGCAAAGCTTGGTGATGTTATAGTGGTATCTATTAAAGAAGCGATACCAGGTGGCAAGGTTAAAAAAGGTGATGTTTATAAAGGTGTGATCGTGCGTACAAAGACGGGAGTAGTCAGATCTGACGGTAGTACAATAAAATTTGATAAAAATGCATTAGTACTTTTGAATAAACAAGATGAGCCTATAGGAACCAGAGTGTTTGGTCCTGTTACAAGAGAACTTAGAGCAAAGAAATATGTTAGAATAATGTCGCTTGCAGAGGAAGTGTTATGA
- the rplP gene encoding 50S ribosomal protein L16 → MLAPKKQKFRKAHKGRVMSKAKAGMTLAFGSFGLKSIDGWRVTARQIEAGRKAATRCMKRQGRLWIRIFPDVPVSKKPAEVRMGKGKGTPEFFAVRVSPGRIMFEIEGVEENIALRALELASAKLPVRTRIVRRYE, encoded by the coding sequence ATGTTAGCTCCAAAAAAACAAAAATTTAGAAAAGCTCATAAAGGTAGAGTTATGTCAAAAGCAAAAGCAGGTATGACACTTGCTTTTGGATCATTTGGTCTTAAATCTATAGATGGTTGGCGTGTTACTGCAAGACAAATAGAAGCAGGAAGAAAAGCTGCTACTAGATGTATGAAAAGGCAAGGTAGGTTATGGATTAGAATTTTTCCGGATGTGCCAGTTTCTAAGAAACCTGCTGAAGTAAGAATGGGTAAAGGTAAAGGTACACCTGAATTTTTTGCAGTTAGAGTTTCGCCTGGAAGAATTATGTTTGAAATTGAAGGAGTAGAAGAAAATATTGCACTTAGAGCTTTAGAACTTGCAAGTGCAAAATTACCTGTTAGAACAAGGATAGTGAGACGTTATGAATGA
- the rpsE gene encoding 30S ribosomal protein S5 translates to MSKVKKNEEALSEVLVDVNRVTKVVKGGRRFAFSAYVVVGDKAGRVGAGHGKAKEVNEARGKAKQAAKKRMMKVPLYQNRTIHHDVVGKSGAAKVILRRAKAGTGVIAGGSMRAIFDSLGVHDIVAKSIGSTNVYAMISATFDALNKLASPKSIAIRRDKKVHEISIKSYIQVNE, encoded by the coding sequence ATGTCTAAAGTTAAAAAAAATGAAGAGGCTTTAAGCGAGGTTTTAGTTGATGTCAATAGAGTTACCAAGGTAGTAAAAGGTGGTAGAAGATTTGCTTTTTCTGCTTATGTAGTTGTTGGTGATAAAGCTGGAAGAGTAGGGGCTGGACATGGGAAAGCTAAAGAAGTAAACGAAGCTCGGGGAAAGGCGAAACAAGCCGCTAAAAAGCGAATGATGAAGGTTCCATTATATCAAAATAGGACTATTCATCATGACGTTGTTGGTAAAAGTGGGGCTGCTAAAGTAATTTTAAGAAGAGCTAAAGCGGGTACAGGTGTTATAGCGGGTGGATCTATGAGAGCGATTTTTGATTCTTTAGGTGTACATGATATTGTTGCTAAATCAATAGGTTCAACTAATGTTTATGCAATGATTTCTGCAACATTTGATGCATTAAATAAGCTTGCCTCACCAAAATCTATTGCTATAAGAAGAGATAAAAAAGTACATGAAATATCTATCAAATCTTATATTCAAGTTAATGAATAA
- the rplE gene encoding 50S ribosomal protein L5: MLRFKELYKQKIIESLKKEFSFKNKHEIPKIKKIVINMGVGEAIADSKVINNALNDLTLISGQKPVVTLARKSIATFKLRENMKIGCKVTLRKDRMYDFLERLVIVALPRVKEFRGFSYKSFDGKGNFTFGLKEQIVFPEINYDKIDTIRGMDITIVTSAKTDQESKFLLSGFNLPFYN; encoded by the coding sequence ATGTTAAGGTTTAAAGAATTATATAAGCAAAAAATCATTGAAAGCTTAAAAAAAGAATTTTCTTTTAAAAATAAACATGAAATACCGAAAATTAAAAAAATTGTTATAAATATGGGCGTAGGGGAAGCAATAGCAGATTCCAAAGTAATTAATAATGCACTAAATGACCTTACTTTAATTTCAGGTCAAAAGCCAGTTGTAACTTTAGCAAGAAAATCTATCGCAACCTTTAAGTTACGTGAAAATATGAAAATAGGATGCAAGGTTACATTACGTAAAGATAGAATGTATGATTTTTTAGAAAGGTTAGTAATTGTTGCATTACCTCGTGTTAAAGAATTTCGTGGCTTTTCTTATAAGAGTTTTGATGGTAAAGGGAATTTTACTTTTGGATTAAAAGAGCAGATAGTTTTTCCTGAAATTAATTACGATAAAATCGATACAATAAGGGGTATGGATATTACAATCGTTACATCTGCTAAAACAGATCAAGAAAGTAAGTTTTTATTATCAGGATTTAATTTACCTTTTTATAATTAA
- the rplO gene encoding 50S ribosomal protein L15 gives MKLNELYNNLGAKKNKKRIARGIGSGKGKTAGRGIKGQKSRSGVAIKGFEGGQTPMIKRLPKRGFKCISTKKYNIINIYNIEEALTDGRLSTNDIITKEKLLEVGLINNKNLVKLLSICSDDFASPLSLKLDAYSSKAKYLIEKVGGQLL, from the coding sequence ATGAAATTAAATGAATTATATAATAATTTAGGTGCTAAAAAAAACAAAAAAAGAATAGCACGAGGTATTGGTAGTGGTAAAGGAAAAACTGCTGGTAGAGGAATTAAAGGTCAAAAATCTAGATCAGGTGTTGCAATAAAAGGTTTTGAAGGTGGTCAAACACCTATGATTAAAAGATTACCTAAAAGAGGTTTTAAGTGTATTTCAACTAAAAAATATAATATAATAAATATTTACAATATTGAAGAAGCATTAACCGATGGTCGTTTAAGTACTAATGATATTATTACCAAAGAAAAGTTACTCGAAGTTGGTTTAATTAATAATAAAAATTTAGTAAAGTTATTATCTATTTGTAGTGATGATTTTGCTTCTCCTTTATCATTAAAATTAGATGCTTATTCTTCTAAAGCTAAGTATTTAATTGAGAAAGTAGGTGGACAATTATTATAA